From Vitis vinifera cultivar Pinot Noir 40024 chromosome 14, ASM3070453v1, a single genomic window includes:
- the LOC104881580 gene encoding proline-rich extensin-like protein EPR1 — protein sequence MTRTRGAKSSFPSSRNRVPREAPIQGPISEPPRPKAASPPTKPAPQNPPTRCYLTRSGGRPLQKRARVESSEPIELIEQSPVPSPEPSPALSSAPSSEPPAEL from the coding sequence ATGACGCGAACCAGAGGAGCCAAATCTTCATTTCCTTCTAGCCGCAATCGAGTCCCGCGAGAGGCGCCTATTCAAGGCCCCATTTCTGAACCTCCGCGGCCAAAAGCTGCTTCACCTCCGACGAAGCCCGCGCCTCAAAATCCTCCGACGAGGTGTTATCTCACAAGGTCAGGGGGCCGTCCCCTGCAAAAGAGAGCCAGGGTCGAAAGCTCAGAGCCCATAGAATTAATAGAGCAGTCCCCGGTTCCCTCACCAGAGCCCTCTCCGGCACTATCTTCGGCGCCGTCGTCAGAGCCTCCGGCGGAGCTTTAA